Proteins from a genomic interval of Haladaptatus sp. R4:
- a CDS encoding helix-turn-helix domain-containing protein, whose translation MPTVDRQPAVSMFSSLANETRLTILDVLADASSGLSFSQLYDAVPIDDTGNFNYHLTQLTGSFVRKQDGIYKLTPGGTEIVGALVAGTFDADLSINPIPTDWECLQCDGHFTVRCVDKRAQLRCDTCGSGSIFSVPPNAVESISKEDLPTTLIQWYRTQMQHLRAGFCHRCSSQTDRRLVEGVDPDADTPTPSVVRFDCRCCGASASMSGATLVTFHPVVEGFFRQHGLETNRQHPTQVWRALDSSAVQTVSENPLEVEVHFSMGEETVSAVITATGCVEDVRRVGTT comes from the coding sequence ATGCCGACAGTTGATCGGCAACCGGCTGTCTCAATGTTCAGTTCGCTTGCCAACGAGACCCGACTCACCATCCTTGATGTACTCGCAGATGCGTCCTCTGGACTGTCGTTTTCGCAACTGTACGACGCCGTTCCTATCGACGATACAGGCAACTTCAACTACCATCTCACCCAACTGACCGGTTCGTTCGTACGAAAGCAGGACGGGATATACAAGCTCACGCCAGGTGGCACGGAAATCGTCGGCGCATTGGTGGCGGGAACTTTCGACGCTGACCTCTCGATAAATCCCATCCCAACCGATTGGGAGTGTCTCCAATGTGATGGGCACTTCACTGTGAGGTGTGTCGATAAGCGCGCTCAACTCCGGTGTGATACCTGTGGATCTGGAAGTATCTTTTCGGTTCCACCCAATGCGGTGGAATCAATCTCAAAAGAAGATCTCCCCACAACCCTTATTCAATGGTATCGGACGCAGATGCAACACCTCCGTGCTGGGTTTTGTCACCGCTGTTCGAGCCAAACAGACCGTCGACTCGTTGAGGGCGTAGACCCCGATGCTGACACGCCGACGCCGTCTGTTGTTCGGTTTGACTGTCGCTGTTGCGGTGCCAGTGCATCGATGTCTGGAGCGACACTAGTGACGTTTCATCCGGTCGTTGAGGGGTTCTTTCGTCAACACGGACTCGAGACCAACCGTCAACACCCGACGCAGGTATGGCGTGCTCTCGATTCATCGGCTGTTCAGACTGTCTCTGAGAACCCACTGGAGGTAGAGGTTCATTTTTCAATGGGCGAAGAAACCGTCTCTGCAGTGATTACTGCTACAGGATGTGTTGAGGACGTTCGCCGAGTCGGCACGACGTAG
- a CDS encoding site-specific integrase — protein sequence MRTERNKDGTFNMWLSREEYRAIPRAADSFEHEIAIRLMGDCGLRVTEVLGVTPADIARMDDGRHYELEVTNGKDTTGSYQGGKQRKTWLPVEIEATINRYVRETGLRDDDPLIQRSKRTVQYWVEHAADRVADETDNEDYQRVSTHDLRRCWANHLLVEENVSPRIVMALGGWSSYDAIEPYLAAPTEANIIESMSTVEL from the coding sequence ATGAGGACGGAACGGAACAAAGACGGGACGTTCAATATGTGGCTCAGTCGTGAGGAATACCGTGCGATTCCGCGCGCCGCTGATTCGTTCGAACATGAGATCGCCATTCGCCTGATGGGCGACTGTGGTCTGCGAGTGACGGAAGTTCTCGGCGTCACACCAGCAGACATCGCGCGCATGGACGACGGCCGCCACTACGAGCTAGAGGTCACGAATGGGAAGGACACGACTGGAAGCTACCAAGGCGGGAAACAACGCAAGACATGGTTACCGGTTGAGATCGAGGCAACGATCAATCGCTATGTTCGGGAGACCGGTCTTCGGGACGACGACCCCCTGATTCAGCGGTCGAAACGCACCGTTCAGTACTGGGTTGAGCACGCTGCCGACCGCGTTGCCGACGAGACAGACAACGAGGACTATCAACGTGTCTCTACCCATGATTTGCGCCGCTGCTGGGCGAACCACCTACTTGTTGAGGAAAATGTGTCTCCGCGAATTGTGATGGCGCTCGGTGGATGGTCAAGCTATGACGCGATTGAGCCGTATTTGGCTGCACCCACGGAAGCGAATATCATTGAGTCGATGAGCACTGTTGAGTTGTAA
- a CDS encoding class I SAM-dependent methyltransferase — protein sequence MSDNSSDEVQARNWWNAWSEEFQEAGGHSIAVAFGPGAPEGDDLGLLGDVSGQNAIELGCGGGQFGIALAQQGATITGVDISEEQLNYARTLAEEHDVDIEFLHRSVTDLSDIQDNTLDLAFSAFAFQWVEDLGACFSETSRVLRDGGRLVFSVDHPYYKTVDTDSHEVTRSYFSDEPRRVYSESLDAEMVIYSRGIGETVQLLTEAGFTVEAIQEPGYEHPESYESEFGSFDADLMAKVPPTVVYAAQL from the coding sequence ATGTCGGACAATAGTAGTGATGAGGTGCAAGCACGAAACTGGTGGAACGCGTGGTCCGAGGAGTTTCAGGAAGCAGGCGGTCATTCGATAGCAGTCGCATTTGGACCTGGGGCTCCGGAAGGAGACGATCTAGGATTGCTCGGTGACGTATCGGGACAAAACGCGATCGAACTCGGCTGTGGCGGTGGACAGTTCGGTATCGCTCTCGCACAGCAGGGTGCAACTATCACGGGAGTCGACATCTCAGAGGAGCAACTCAACTACGCCCGAACCCTTGCTGAGGAACACGATGTTGATATCGAGTTCCTCCACCGGAGCGTAACGGACTTATCTGATATTCAAGACAACACCCTCGACCTCGCATTCTCTGCGTTTGCATTCCAGTGGGTCGAAGACTTGGGGGCATGCTTCAGCGAGACGTCACGAGTTCTACGAGATGGTGGTCGACTAGTGTTCAGCGTTGACCATCCGTACTACAAAACCGTCGATACCGATAGCCACGAGGTCACGCGGAGCTACTTCAGCGACGAACCACGCCGAGTGTACAGCGAGTCGCTCGACGCCGAGATGGTAATATACTCCCGAGGAATCGGAGAAACGGTTCAATTGTTGACCGAAGCAGGATTTACCGTCGAAGCGATTCAAGAGCCGGGATACGAACACCCTGAGAGCTACGAGTCGGAGTTCGGGAGTTTCGATGCAGATCTCATGGCGAAGGTCCCTCCGACCGTCGTGTACGCTGCTCAACTCTGA
- a CDS encoding winged helix-turn-helix domain-containing protein yields MSKPGMDAKTPNDMTTKEQRLAYPSGWLYLCQHESVHLMLDALLQVDPRKEFNKTELAEFAGVSTQSVRRHIGKLVELGIVEETANGRRYHYNLESKTGQIVAELNAEINAIGAGRADEE; encoded by the coding sequence ATGAGCAAACCAGGTATGGATGCTAAAACGCCGAACGACATGACCACGAAAGAGCAACGCCTAGCCTATCCGTCCGGCTGGTTGTATCTCTGTCAGCATGAGAGTGTTCACTTGATGCTTGATGCACTCCTCCAGGTTGATCCCAGAAAGGAGTTTAACAAGACTGAGTTAGCAGAATTCGCGGGTGTCAGTACGCAGAGTGTCCGACGGCACATAGGAAAGCTTGTTGAGCTAGGTATTGTTGAGGAGACAGCTAACGGTCGCAGATACCATTACAACCTTGAGAGTAAGACTGGCCAGATCGTGGCTGAATTGAATGCAGAGATCAACGCAATTGGTGCAGGCCGAGCGGATGAAGAATAG
- a CDS encoding type II toxin-antitoxin system RelE/ParE family toxin, which produces MADDYVVLVSEEVRSFLAEADKKTERIVRDNLTKLSQPYPGRGSGDKEKLTIEGEDRYRLHIGRTWTAFYDIDEDENAVEVSLVLPIDEAHKRYGH; this is translated from the coding sequence ATGGCTGACGACTACGTCGTGTTGGTCTCCGAGGAAGTGCGTAGCTTTCTCGCAGAAGCCGATAAGAAGACCGAGCGCATCGTCCGAGATAACCTCACGAAGCTCTCACAACCGTACCCCGGCCGTGGTTCGGGGGATAAAGAGAAACTGACGATAGAGGGTGAAGACCGATATCGGTTGCACATTGGTCGAACATGGACGGCCTTCTACGACATTGATGAGGACGAGAATGCCGTCGAGGTCTCCTTGGTATTGCCAATTGACGAAGCGCACAAGCGCTACGGTCACTGA